The Ruania halotolerans genome contains the following window.
GCCTTCGGCTCGAAGAACAGCACCGGATCCGGTGAGGCGATTGCCTGCTGGATCATCGTGAAGGCGTCGGCCGGCGTGGCCGGGGTGATCACTCGCAGGCCTGGGGTGTGCGCGAACAGCACCTCCGGGGACTCGGAGTGGTGTTCCACCGCACCGATCCCGCCACCGTACGGAACCCGGATCACCACGGGCACGTGGACGGCGCCACGGGAGCGGTAGTGCATCTTGGCCAGCTGGGTGGTGATCTGGTTGAAGGCAGGGAAGATGAACCCGTCGAACTGGATCTCGCACACCGGGCGATAGCCGGCCACAGCCAGGCCGATCGCAGTGCCGACGATCCCGGATTCCGCGAGCGGGGTGTCCACCACACGCTCGGATCCGAAGTCCTTCTGCAGACCGTCGGTCACGCGGAACACCCCACCGAGTGGGCCGATGTCCTCCCCCATGAGCATGACCTTGGGGTCGCGCTCCATGGCGCGGCGCAGTCCGAGGTTGATCGCCTTGCCGAGCGTGATGCGCTCGGTGCTGCTCTCGACGGTGGTGCTCATGCTGACGCCTCCTCGGTGGCGAAACCCTCTTCATACTCGGCCAGCCACGCCCGATCCGCGCTGACCTGAGGATTCTCGCTCGCGTAGACGTGCTCGAACATCCGCTCCGTGCCCGGTGCGGCAATGGCCCGGCAGTACTCACGGATCTCGGCGCCGAACTGTTCCGTCTCGGCCTCCAGCTCCGTGAAGAACTGCTCGCTCTCCCCTTCACGCACCAGCAAGGCATGCAGCCTGTCGATCGGATCCCGGCGCCGCCACATCTCCTCCTCGGCGCGAGTGCGGTACTTCGTCGGGTCATCGGAGGTGGTGTGCGCGCCCATCCGGTAGGTGACCGCTTCGATGAACGTGGGACCCCCACCGGAGCGGGCACGCTCGAGCGCCTCGAGCATCACGGCGTGGCTGGCCAGCACGTCGTTGCCATCCACCCGGACCGAGGGCACGCCGAAACCTCGCCCGCGGTGGAACAGCGGCACCCGGCTCTGCTGCTGCGCGGGTTCGGAGATTGCCCATTGATTGTTCTGGCAGAAGAACACCACGGGCGCATCGTTGACGGCGGCGAATGTCAGGGCCTCGTTCACGTCGCCCTGCGCCGTGGCGCCGTCGCCGAAGTAGGCCACGGCGGCTCGATCGCGATCGGGGTTCCCCGTGCCGACATCACCGTCGCGCTGGATCCCCATCGCGTACCCGGTGGCGTGCAGCGTGTGCGCACCGATCACCAGGGTGTACAGGTGGAAGTTGTGTTCTGCGGGGTCCCAGCCCCCGTGGTCCTCTCCGCGGAACAGGTGCAGCGTCTTGCGCAGATCGACTCCGCGGGTCCACGCAACGCCAAGCTCGCGATAGGAGGGAAACACGTAGTCTCGGACGCCGAGCGCACGCCCGGATCCGACCTGCGCGGCCTCCTGGCCAAGACACGGCGGCCATAGGCCGAGTTCACCGTGGCGTTGCAGCGACGTGGCCTCGGTGTCGAAACGACGAACCATCACCATGTCTCGGTAGAGACTCTGGAGTGCCTCGGTATCCAGGTGATCGACCCGGGCCGAGTAACTCTCGTGATGCACACGCTCACCATCGGGGGTGAGCAGCTGGATGAGATCATCATCCGGTCCTCCGACTGGGGTGGTGTCCCCGTCTGCGTCGGGTGTGAACACAGGCGAACTCCTTCGTGTGGGAATGGCGGACCACGCGCTACAACCTACGTCAGCGTAGGCTACGCGAGCGTAGGTTCAAACGAGAGGTCAGCCATCAGATCGGAACGGCGACTTTGTAGAGAACCTCCAAAACTCGGCGACGACGGCGGCGACGAGCGGTACGTACCGCCAGACAGAACGCCGCATCGGTGCGGCACCACTCAGCGTCTCACCTTGTGGACACATCCGCTACGGCGACGCGCATGCATTGTCGCTAGACGGCGAATCGAATGAGCGGAAGCTGAGTTCGCGGCGCGAAGCCAAGGCGATCGGCGAACAGGGATCTCATGTGGGATTCTGGCGCCCACCGACTGCACTCCTGGCCGCAATAATCCACCGATTC
Protein-coding sequences here:
- a CDS encoding alpha-ketoacid dehydrogenase subunit beta, which gives rise to MSTTVESSTERITLGKAINLGLRRAMERDPKVMLMGEDIGPLGGVFRVTDGLQKDFGSERVVDTPLAESGIVGTAIGLAVAGYRPVCEIQFDGFIFPAFNQITTQLAKMHYRSRGAVHVPVVIRVPYGGGIGAVEHHSESPEVLFAHTPGLRVITPATPADAFTMIQQAIASPDPVLFFEPKARYWDKAEVDVSATDSAIGGGDGLNTARVARPGTDVTVVAYGPAVATALRAAAAAEADGISLEVIDLRAVSPIDFPTIAASVRRTGRLVVVHEAPTFLGAGGEIAARITEECFYHLEAPVLRVGGFHTPYPVSKIEEEYLPNLDRVLHAVDTVLSH
- the pdhA gene encoding pyruvate dehydrogenase (acetyl-transferring) E1 component subunit alpha — translated: MFTPDADGDTTPVGGPDDDLIQLLTPDGERVHHESYSARVDHLDTEALQSLYRDMVMVRRFDTEATSLQRHGELGLWPPCLGQEAAQVGSGRALGVRDYVFPSYRELGVAWTRGVDLRKTLHLFRGEDHGGWDPAEHNFHLYTLVIGAHTLHATGYAMGIQRDGDVGTGNPDRDRAAVAYFGDGATAQGDVNEALTFAAVNDAPVVFFCQNNQWAISEPAQQQSRVPLFHRGRGFGVPSVRVDGNDVLASHAVMLEALERARSGGGPTFIEAVTYRMGAHTTSDDPTKYRTRAEEEMWRRRDPIDRLHALLVREGESEQFFTELEAETEQFGAEIREYCRAIAAPGTERMFEHVYASENPQVSADRAWLAEYEEGFATEEASA